In Candidatus Hydrogenedentota bacterium, the DNA window CGAACACAAGGAAGGCGCGCTCGATCGCATCTACCGCCGAATCATGCGGCCGTTGCTGCTGAACCCGTTCCAGCGCCTCGTGTTTCTCGGCGGCGTGGTCATTCTCCTGCTTGCGGCGTGCGCGCTCGTCCCGTTACAACGCGTGCTCGTAAAGATGTTGCCTTTCGACAACAAAAGCGAGTTCCAGATCATTGTCGACATGCCGGAGGGCACAACGCTCGAAGAGACCGCCGCGGTCACGCGTGAAATCGCCGACTACGTGAAAAGCGCGCCCGAGGTTACCGACTATCAGATGTACATCGGCGCGGCCGCCCCGCATAACTTCAACGGACTCGTGCGCCACTACTTCCTGCGGCAGGGACCAAACGTCGCGGATATTCAGGTCAATCTCGCGTCAAAAGACGATCGCGACGCGCAGAGCCACGACATTGCGAAACGATTGCGCCCCGGTGTGCAGGAAATCGCGACGAAGCACAACGCGCGCGTGAAGGTGGCCGAAGTGCCGCCCGGTCCGCCCGTGCTGCAGACGCTAGTCGCCGAGATTTATGGGCCGGATTACGGCAAGCAGATCGATCTGGCCCGGCAAGTGCTCGAAGTTTTCGAGCAGACCGAGGGTGTTGTTGACGCGGATTGGTACGTCGAAGCCGATCAGACCAAGTATCGATTCGTGATTGACGACGAAAAGGCCGCGCTGAACGGCATCTCCGCCGCGCAAATCGCGGGTACGTTGCGCACCGCGCTAAGCGGAGTCGAAGGCGGTCTCGTACACATTCCCTCGGAAAAGGAAGATGCGCCCATCCGGCTCCAGCTCGACCGGGCGCAGCGCTCGAGCGTGGACGGGTTAAGCGCGATCAAAGTGCAGGGTGACACCGGAAACCTGGTATCCGTCGGCGAACTCGTCCGCATCGAGAAGACGTTGGAAGACAAGAGTATCTACCATAAGAACCTCATGCCCGCCGTCTACGTGACCGCGGATGTCGGCGGAACGGCCGAAAGCCCGGTCTATGTGATTCTCAATCTTATGGAAGCGGTGGACAAACTGCAGACGCCCGGCTTGACGATTCAACAGTATTCGACGGCCCAGCCCCCGTCAACGGAGGAGTTTGTCGTCAAATGGGACGGCGAGTGGTACATTACTTACGAGGTGTTCCGCGATCTCGGTCTTGCCTTTGCCGTGGTGCTCGTGCTGATCTTCATTCTCGTCGTCGGTTGGTTCCAATCGATGAAGACGCCCTTCGTCATCATGGCGGCGATTCCGTTTTCGCTCGTCGGCATCCTCCCCGCGCACTGGCTCATGGGCGCGTTCTTCACGGCGACTTCGATGATCGGCTTCATCGCCGGCGCGGGTATCGTTGTGCGCAACTCGATCATCCTCGTGGACTTCGTCGAACTCCGGCTGAAACAGGGCATGCCGCTCGCGGACGCCGTGGTCGACGCGGGCGCCGTGCGGTTTCGCCCCATGATGCTCACCGCGGCGGCGGTCGTCGTGGGCGCGTCGGTCATTCTGTTCGATCCGATTTTTCAGGGCCTCGCGATTTCACTCATGGCCGGCGAGATCGCGTCGCTGTTACTCTCCCGCATGGCAGTGCCGATCCTGTATTACATGTCGAGAAAGCACGAACACGCGTTCAAGCAGTAAACGCACCGGCCCGCATTCAATTGTCGAGGAGGGAGTAATTGCGCGTATGAAACGTTTCCGGAGTCTACGAGACCCGATCGTTGCCATACTTATCGTACTTCTTGCGTTCGCGGCGCTGGCGCAAGAAGGCGAAGAAGAGCGCAAGGCGTGGAACTATCTCGAAGACCAATTGACGGTAGCGGACGAATTCCAGACGGCGCACACAAAGTGGGCGAAGCCGTACGGGCAAGGGACCATTCGTGTGCAGTTCTTCACGACATGGTTTCAAGGAAGTACTGACGCGCGCGAGATCGTCGAATTGATGCAGCGGTTCGATATCGACGGCCAGGCCGCGTTTGCCGTCGGCGGAAATCTCATCGGCGACGGTGCGCCAGACTGGTACGGCGGCGATGCCGGGGCCGCAACGAAGCGCGTTTTGGCGTTCATCGATAGCGGCATCGACGCGTTCTTCGTGAACCAGGTCACGCTAGACCAAATCCCCGAGCATATTCGCGAGACGCTGCGCCGGCGCGTAGAGCAGGGAACTGGCCTGGTCATTGTCGGCGAGAAAGCCGCGCCGTTTGAGGGCGCTACGCCGATGGCATCCGCGCCGCGCGACCTTCCGGCGGGTTCCTATTATTCATTCGGTGAGGGACGCATCGCCGTCCTGCCCGCCAGAGGGAAGCTCGAGTATCGGCTTGGGTGGGAAACCGAGTTGGATTACCAGATGCAGGAGCAGGGCCGTGCGCTGTTGTGGGCGGCGCGGCGTGAGCCTAAATCGCGGATCGAGATTCGTGCGCCGCACGTTGACCGCGATGCACTACCCGCGGAAGCAATCTCGATTGGGCCATCCGGGCTGCCCGCCGGCTCAACGATTCGGGTTGTGCTACGGCGTTGGGACGGCGAGAGTATCGATGCCGGAACGTTTGACGGTCAATCATCGGCCATTCGTGTAAACATACCAAAGTTACGCGCCGGCGCCTACCACGTTGATTGTTTTGCAGAACTGGACGGGGCGATTCATTCGTGGGCCGCAGCGCCATTCGATGTAATGTCCGGGGACGAAGTCAACGAGGTCCAGCTCGCAAAGGACTGGGCGGAACCCGGCGAAGAAGGGGCCGGCTTGATTCGTCTTTCGCGCGATACGCCGGGGTCGTCTTTCGTCGAGCTCCGGCTTGTCGACACGCACGACCGGATACTTGTTCGCGAAAGATTGCGAGCACAGGGTAGTGACGTTGCGTTTCGAACAATCGTCCCCCGCTGGGCGCCGATGTTGCTGCGCGTCGAAGCGGTTTTGATGGAGGCCGATAACGAAATATCAAGCGCGTATACATATCTGCGCGTGACCGGCAGGAAGCGGAATCAATTCAACTTCGTGATGTGGAACGTGCCGTCCGGCGACCTGGCGCCATTCGGCGTGGAAAGCATGACGCGTTACGGCGTGACGGCGTTTCTTCAGCAAGGGCCGCCGCCGCTGTGCGTTGCGGCGAGCGGCGCCGCGTGGGTCCCCTACGCCGCGAGTTTTCGCGCCAGCAGCCATACGCTCACCGCCATGCTCGAACCCGACACCGGCCTGCTGAAGTCCGGCTGTGTCTACGACCAGAGCTCGATGTCCAGGACGATCGCGGATGTCGTCGATGGCGTGCGCGTCGCGCGCGGTCATGGCGTTCTCGCGTATTCCCTCGGCGACGAGAACGCCGTTCGCGCGTCATGCCTCGGCCCGGAGTGTTTGGAGGTGTACCGAAAGTATCTCAGCGAGATGTATGGCAACATTGACGAACTAAACGCGGAGTGGGGGACGGCTTACACGACGTTTAACGACATCGAACTGCTTTCCGAAGGTTCCCTTCCCGAGCCGTACGCGCCCGAGTGGTTCAAGGAATACTACTCCGACCGGCAGGCGCTCGAACGCAGTGATAACGAAGGCGCGAAAGACGCTGCGCTCGATCGGCAGATTGATTTCGGCGCCGTCAACGACGAGATGCGCGCGCTGCAACAGGGCAACTTCGCGCGCTGGTACGACCGCCAAGCGTTCCAGTGCGCGACCTACGTCGAATGGTGCAAACAATTCCAGGCGGCGTTCAAGAAAATTGATCCGCTGGCGCTGACCGGTTTCGAAGGCACGGACAGCTTCTCCCTGCGCAAACTCACCACACGCTCGCGCCAGGGCGGCGACCTGGACGCATTTGTGCGCGAGTTGGATTACTACGGTTCGTACGAAGGCCCGGGTAACGAAGTCATGCGATCGATCGCGCCCAAGGGTTTCCCGATGGGAAGTTGGATCGGATACACGCCGGACGGCGAAGAACTGCGCTTCAAATTCTGGAAACAGGTTGCAGACCGGATGAACACGATTCAGTGGTGGCGCTGGGACAATTTGCAGGGATACAACGGGTTTCTCGCTCCCAACCTCGCGCCGTTTCCCGCCACGCGCGACATGTTCGAGGACACGAAGGTGGTTCGCGACGGCCTCGGCGAGTTGATCATACAGAGCGACATGCACGACGACGGAATCGCAATGCTGTACTCGATGCCGTCCACGCACATCGCGCACTTCGACGGAAACGAGACGTACGGCCTCTACACGCGCGACCACGACCGCTGGCACACCTTGTTTCACGACGAGGGTCTGCAGTTCCGTTACGTCACGGACCGCATGCTGCGCGTGGGCGAATTCGACGCGGCGCGGTACAAAGTGCTGATTCTTCCGCTGGCGTTCGCAATGGGCGAGCGCGAAGCGTCGGCAATCCGAGAATTCGTGAACAACGGTGGAACGGTCATCGCCGATCTGCGTCCCGCGCTATACGACGCGCACTGCAAACCGCTCGACCAGGGATTGCTCAACGACGTCTTCGGCATCATGCAGACGGGAAACCGTGATGCGCGCACAATCGATCGCATGTCCGTCGAGGGCGAACTCAACGGGCATAAGCTCGGTATGCGTTGGGGCAACTGGCACGGCCGCGACATCTACCCGCAGATGTTCGTCGATCCGAATGTTGCCCTCGCGGGCGGAAAGGCCAAGGGTCAGGCAGCGTTCATCCACTTCTGGACCGGAAATCTCACGGCGCCTGTGTGCATCGTCAACGAATTCGGTAAGGGCCGCGGAATACTGTTGAATTTCTCCGTTCACGACGCGCCCTGCGCCGCATTGCTTCGCACGTTGCTCGCGGCGTCCGGTGTCACCCCCGCACTCCGGCTGTCCGCGCCGGATGAAGCCCGCGTGACGGGCGTGGAGATTTCGCGATGGAGCAGTGGCGCCGAAGAGTTCATTGTTGTGCTCGGACAAACGAATCGAGAAGTGACCATCGAGCGCGATCGACCGGCGCACGTATTCGACGTCAAGAGCCGGACCTATATCGGTCACACGTCGGCGTTCACGACATCCCTCCGCGCGAATCGCGGCTCCGTGTTTGCGTTCCTACAGGGTCCTCCAACGCTGCCGACTGTCAGCGTCGGGCAGGCCGCGAAGCGCGGTAAAGTTACGAGCGTTCGCGTTGCCGTGCCGGGCGCGAACGGCGCGCGCGCGATCGTGCTTACCCTTACCGCACCGGACGGGAACGTGGCAGACTGGATTCAATCGCCTGTTATCGTGCGCGACAAACCGGCTTCCATACCGTTGCCTTTCGCGCACAACGACCCGGCGGGAACGTGGCGTCTTCGCGCCATGGACCTGTACACGGGCGGCCTGAAGGATGTGCCGCTCGCCTTGCAGTAGCGGTCGCGAACACTGCGCATCGTTGGCGGAGACGCATCGGCGTGGTAGAATGTAGGCGAGA includes these proteins:
- a CDS encoding beta-galactosidase, translated to MKRFRSLRDPIVAILIVLLAFAALAQEGEEERKAWNYLEDQLTVADEFQTAHTKWAKPYGQGTIRVQFFTTWFQGSTDAREIVELMQRFDIDGQAAFAVGGNLIGDGAPDWYGGDAGAATKRVLAFIDSGIDAFFVNQVTLDQIPEHIRETLRRRVEQGTGLVIVGEKAAPFEGATPMASAPRDLPAGSYYSFGEGRIAVLPARGKLEYRLGWETELDYQMQEQGRALLWAARREPKSRIEIRAPHVDRDALPAEAISIGPSGLPAGSTIRVVLRRWDGESIDAGTFDGQSSAIRVNIPKLRAGAYHVDCFAELDGAIHSWAAAPFDVMSGDEVNEVQLAKDWAEPGEEGAGLIRLSRDTPGSSFVELRLVDTHDRILVRERLRAQGSDVAFRTIVPRWAPMLLRVEAVLMEADNEISSAYTYLRVTGRKRNQFNFVMWNVPSGDLAPFGVESMTRYGVTAFLQQGPPPLCVAASGAAWVPYAASFRASSHTLTAMLEPDTGLLKSGCVYDQSSMSRTIADVVDGVRVARGHGVLAYSLGDENAVRASCLGPECLEVYRKYLSEMYGNIDELNAEWGTAYTTFNDIELLSEGSLPEPYAPEWFKEYYSDRQALERSDNEGAKDAALDRQIDFGAVNDEMRALQQGNFARWYDRQAFQCATYVEWCKQFQAAFKKIDPLALTGFEGTDSFSLRKLTTRSRQGGDLDAFVRELDYYGSYEGPGNEVMRSIAPKGFPMGSWIGYTPDGEELRFKFWKQVADRMNTIQWWRWDNLQGYNGFLAPNLAPFPATRDMFEDTKVVRDGLGELIIQSDMHDDGIAMLYSMPSTHIAHFDGNETYGLYTRDHDRWHTLFHDEGLQFRYVTDRMLRVGEFDAARYKVLILPLAFAMGEREASAIREFVNNGGTVIADLRPALYDAHCKPLDQGLLNDVFGIMQTGNRDARTIDRMSVEGELNGHKLGMRWGNWHGRDIYPQMFVDPNVALAGGKAKGQAAFIHFWTGNLTAPVCIVNEFGKGRGILLNFSVHDAPCAALLRTLLAASGVTPALRLSAPDEARVTGVEISRWSSGAEEFIVVLGQTNREVTIERDRPAHVFDVKSRTYIGHTSAFTTSLRANRGSVFAFLQGPPTLPTVSVGQAAKRGKVTSVRVAVPGANGARAIVLTLTAPDGNVADWIQSPVIVRDKPASIPLPFAHNDPAGTWRLRAMDLYTGGLKDVPLALQ
- a CDS encoding efflux RND transporter permease subunit; this translates as MESAPSRRRGVAGAIAHAFIDSKLTPLIVGASLLLGLGAIIVLPREEEPQIVVPMIDIFVQMPGASAREVEERVTKPMEKLLWEIPGVEYIYSTSSPGSSMCIVRFLVGENEEDAIVRLNQKLFANFDLIPPGASEPLVKPRSIDDVPILALTLASKTYDHYTLRRIAAQLHDAIKEVPDVSEAKIIGGQRREVRVVLDAARMAAHNVAPNAILQRLGEANTRLAAGSFSSANCEFLVETDGFLRDDEAVGGVVIGVFSGRPVYLRDVATIVDGPEETKDYVFYGTGPSEGHEPVLGALDDVAADGGPTPAVTISVAKRKNTNATTVAHAVIDKVRALGGKIVPDGVLVSVSRNYGETAREKSNELLYHMALAVVSVSILIALTLGVRESGTVAIAIPVTLALTLVIFYFYGYTINRVTLFALIFSIGILVDDAIVVVENIVRHFHLPESNGLSAQDVAVEAVDEVGNPTLLATVTVIAAILPMAFVRGLMGPYMEPIPVGASAAMVFSVLVSFIVTPWAAVRLLRRNGIGGAEHEHKEGALDRIYRRIMRPLLLNPFQRLVFLGGVVILLLAACALVPLQRVLVKMLPFDNKSEFQIIVDMPEGTTLEETAAVTREIADYVKSAPEVTDYQMYIGAAAPHNFNGLVRHYFLRQGPNVADIQVNLASKDDRDAQSHDIAKRLRPGVQEIATKHNARVKVAEVPPGPPVLQTLVAEIYGPDYGKQIDLARQVLEVFEQTEGVVDADWYVEADQTKYRFVIDDEKAALNGISAAQIAGTLRTALSGVEGGLVHIPSEKEDAPIRLQLDRAQRSSVDGLSAIKVQGDTGNLVSVGELVRIEKTLEDKSIYHKNLMPAVYVTADVGGTAESPVYVILNLMEAVDKLQTPGLTIQQYSTAQPPSTEEFVVKWDGEWYITYEVFRDLGLAFAVVLVLIFILVVGWFQSMKTPFVIMAAIPFSLVGILPAHWLMGAFFTATSMIGFIAGAGIVVRNSIILVDFVELRLKQGMPLADAVVDAGAVRFRPMMLTAAAVVVGASVILFDPIFQGLAISLMAGEIASLLLSRMAVPILYYMSRKHEHAFKQ